A stretch of DNA from Fibrobacter sp. UWR3:
AAGATGTCTGCTTCGCGTACCGTCACGATAGCGAGAGGGCCGACGTGACGTGCGACGGCAGTACCATTACCTACAGGTCGATTGGCGATAACCTGGAAGATCTCAGGGAGGGGATGGAAATTTATGCGTGCCCCGCCTTCCTTGCCGGCGCGACATCCTTCGAAGACATGTGGTTTGGTGAATAGCCCATGCTTAAATAATGCGTGGCTTTCTATATAATGTTGGCTTCGCGCATGCTTCGCACGCTCACACGATCACTTCGTTCCAGTGCTTGCTTAGCGAAGCCTGCAATTCCAACAACTAAAGACTAATGACTAATAACTAATTACTAGGGAACAGGCGGTTTTCCACGCGCTTGAAGCATTCGGGCTTCTCGGCGGTGGGCTCGCCGCCCTTGGTAAAGGCGTGCAGCGTGGAACCCGTGGTGCAAAGTTCGCCTTTCACGTAGGCCCTGTAGTTGAATTTCCACTTGTACCTGCCTACCTGCGAGAATTCGGTCTCGATGTCGACCACGTCGCCGAACCTGCAGGCCTTCCTGTACTTCACGACCAGTTCCAGCACGGGGCTTTCGAACCCTTCCTTCTCGATTTCGGTGTAGGGCGCGCCTATCGCCTTGAAGAAGTCGATGCGGGCCTGCTCGAACCAGATGGGGTACGACCCGTGGTGGACCACCCCCATGGCGTCGGTTTCGGAGTAGCGGACCTCGATTTTGCAGGTATGGCTTATGCCTTTCTTTTCCATGTCCAAAATATAGTTTTTTGCTCCATTTTAAACTATCAACAATCTATTCACACTTTTAACTCATTTTGTGTACGTCTTTTTTGTCGAAAAGGAAAAAAAATCATTTTTTTTGCTCTAAAATCTTGATTTTCATTGACAAAACGGCATAAAACTTATTAAATTTGGCACACTCTTATATCCATGCGGATTTAGGAGGCATGCCAAAGTAGCTCAGCTGGTAGAGCAGCTGATTTGTAATCAGCCGGTCGTAGGTTCGATTCCTATCTTTGGCTTGAACATAATGGGTCGTTGCCCGAGTGGTTAATGGGGACGGACTGTAAATCCGTTGGTTTACGCCTACCGTGGTTCGAATCCACGACGGCCCACGCAACAACGCCCTATGGTGCTGAAAGGTGCCATAGGGCTTATGCCCAGGTAGCTCAGTGGTAGAGCACTTCCTTGGTAAGGAAGAGGTCTCGGGTCCGACTCCCGATCTGGGCTCTCACTAATTGGAGATAGAATCATGGCAAAAGAACATTTTGACAGAAGCAAGCCGCACTGCAACATTGGCACCATCGGCCACGTTGACCACGGTAAAACCACCCTGACCGCCGCAAT
This window harbors:
- a CDS encoding thioesterase family protein, with the translated sequence MEKKGISHTCKIEVRYSETDAMGVVHHGSYPIWFEQARIDFFKAIGAPYTEIEKEGFESPVLELVVKYRKACRFGDVVDIETEFSQVGRYKWKFNYRAYVKGELCTTGSTLHAFTKGGEPTAEKPECFKRVENRLFPSN
- a CDS encoding GTP-binding protein: MAKEHFDRSKPHCNIGTIGHVDHGKTTLTAA